Proteins from a single region of Arctopsyche grandis isolate Sample6627 chromosome 1, ASM5162203v2, whole genome shotgun sequence:
- the LOC143917916 gene encoding calaxin, which produces MADGAKVSLKGGAMIMKSVSLFLASGRRVSGARRRAEGLSAGGGSGGAGGAAGSRGRRVRRPQAPVMDGGGRNANKLPPKTLDILRKKTHFNKNELDMLFQIYRKLIASAQPARKAIMAMNASGAAIAKPNTNLEGIDRTMFREILHTTFDLVVEETLAERVWTVWEGSGTTTSSSNMRLEPWLIGLSVFLKGTFNERIAFCFKVYDLNSDGYITKDEMFTLLRNSLLKQPGDEDPDEGVRELVELALKKLDVDQDGKVSYEDYRQTVITEPLLLEAFGQCLPGNAECLAFLDTLQ; this is translated from the exons ATGGCAGACGGGGCTAAAGTATCACTGAAAGGTGGAGCTATGATAATGAAGAGCGTGTCCCTGTTTTTGGCGAGTGGTAGGCGCGTGTCGGGGGCGCGGAGGCGTGCGGAGGGGTTGTCGGCGGGGGGTGGTTCTGGGGGCGCCGGGGGGGCGGCGGGGAGTCGGGGCAGACGCGTCAGGCGCCCCCAAGCACCCGTCATGGACGGAGGTGGTCGCAACGCCAACAAACTACCCCCAAAGACTCTCGATATCTTGAGAAAGAAGACACACTTCAACAA AAATGAATTGGATATGCTGTTTCAAATCTACCGAAAATTGATTGCATCTGCTCAACCTGCCAGGAAAGCAATAATGGCCATGAATGCATCTGGTGCAGCCATTGCAAAACCCAATACAAACCTAGAG GGAATTGACAGAACGATGTTTCGAGAGATACTGCACACGACTTTCGATCTTGTTGTAGAAGAAACCCTAGCAGAACGAGTGTGGACCGTTTGGGAAGGATCAGGAACCACCACCAGTTCGTCAAATATGCGACTGGAACCATGGTTGATAGGATTGAGCGTGTTTTTAAAAGGAACTTTCAATGAAAGAATTGCATTTTGTTTCAAAGTATACGACCTTAACTCTGACGGATATATTACCAAGGATGAGATGTTTACACTACTCAG GAATAGTTTACTTAAGCAGCCAGGGGATGAAGACCCCGATGAAGGGGTTCGAGAGTTAGTAGAGTTGGCATTAAAGAAATTGGACGTGGACCAAGATGGGAAAGTATCTTATGAAGATTATCGTCAGACTGTTATTACAGAACCGTTGTTATTGGAAGCATTTGGACAGTGTTTGCCTGGAAATGCTGAATGCTTAGCCTTTTTGGATACTCTGCAATga